The Neobacillus sp. PS3-34 genome has a window encoding:
- a CDS encoding oligopeptide/dipeptide ABC transporter ATP-binding protein: protein MADTRQKLIEVKNLKKYFPLKTSLFKKDNRVVKAVDDVSFHIYKGETFGLVGESGCGKSTLGRTLNRLYDPTAGEIIFNGKDIAKMNTRELQPYREKMQMIFQDPYSSLNPYMNIGEIIDEPMEIHTKLSKSDRKKRIIEILEKVGLKEEDLDKFPHEFSGGQRQRIGIARALSINPEFILCDEAISALDVSIQAQVINMLEDLQSEMNLTYLFIAHDLSMVRHISDRIGVMYLGKIVEISKSEDLYTKPLHPYTQALLSAIPIPDPIKAQSSKREIIKGELPSPIELETGCRFRTRCPLAKPICAEVDPELKAVDGEHMAACHLY, encoded by the coding sequence ATGGCTGACACTCGCCAAAAGCTTATTGAGGTGAAGAATTTAAAAAAATACTTCCCATTAAAAACATCACTATTTAAAAAAGATAACCGAGTAGTGAAAGCGGTCGACGATGTTTCTTTTCATATCTATAAAGGGGAAACCTTTGGACTGGTTGGAGAATCAGGATGCGGTAAATCAACCTTGGGGAGAACATTAAATCGTTTGTATGATCCTACTGCGGGAGAAATTATTTTTAATGGGAAAGATATTGCAAAAATGAATACAAGAGAGCTTCAACCCTACCGGGAAAAAATGCAAATGATTTTTCAAGATCCCTATTCTTCACTAAACCCTTATATGAACATCGGTGAAATTATAGATGAACCAATGGAAATTCACACCAAACTTTCAAAAAGTGACAGAAAGAAAAGGATAATTGAAATTTTGGAAAAGGTGGGATTAAAAGAAGAAGACCTGGATAAGTTTCCGCATGAATTTAGCGGAGGACAAAGACAAAGGATTGGTATTGCAAGGGCACTGTCTATAAATCCCGAATTTATTCTGTGCGATGAAGCAATTTCTGCACTTGACGTCTCCATTCAAGCGCAAGTAATAAATATGCTGGAAGATTTACAGAGTGAGATGAATCTCACCTACTTGTTTATCGCACACGATTTATCGATGGTTCGCCATATCTCTGATCGAATTGGCGTGATGTATCTTGGGAAAATTGTCGAGATATCAAAAAGCGAAGATCTGTACACGAAGCCATTACATCCGTACACTCAAGCTCTGCTGTCTGCCATTCCAATTCCCGATCCAATTAAAGCACAAAGTAGCAAAAGGGAAATCATTAAAGGTGAGCTGCCAAGTCCAATAGAACTGGAAACGGGCTGCAGATTTAGAACGAGGTGTCCTTTAGCGAAACCGATATGTGCGGAAGTGGATCCTGAATTAAAAGCAGTGGACGGTGAACATATGGCAGCCTGCCATTTATATTAA
- a CDS encoding RluA family pseudouridine synthase, whose translation MLLTKKIGKWYEIIIPKEWNEVTVDGIFREKWQVPKKITHSFRTQKKVHLNGEPANWNVPLSTGTKMQILLFEEEEFSMSPAFIDVEILFEDDHLIVFNKPPFINTHPNSEGDNDTLANAAAFYLLARGEIRNIRHIHRLDRDTSGAILFAKHPLAGALLDKMLENREIKRTYLALVQGILYRKQGTIHEPIGRDRHHATRRRVSPAGQDAITHYKVLKEDPKKQISIIKCWLDTGRTHQIRVHLSHIGHPLAGDVLYGGKPIYKRQALHAAKLEFKHPLTEEVIVCHAPFIDNPPIFRDISVETL comes from the coding sequence TTGCTGCTAACTAAAAAAATAGGTAAATGGTATGAAATAATCATCCCTAAAGAGTGGAACGAGGTTACAGTTGATGGGATTTTCAGAGAAAAGTGGCAGGTTCCAAAAAAAATAACTCATTCCTTTCGAACACAAAAGAAAGTACATTTAAACGGTGAGCCGGCAAACTGGAATGTTCCGCTCTCCACTGGAACGAAGATGCAAATACTTTTATTTGAAGAAGAAGAATTTTCTATGTCACCTGCTTTTATTGATGTGGAAATCTTATTTGAAGATGATCATTTAATTGTTTTCAACAAGCCCCCCTTCATTAATACACATCCTAACTCTGAAGGAGACAATGATACGCTTGCAAATGCAGCTGCCTTTTATTTGCTGGCAAGGGGCGAAATTAGAAATATCCGCCATATTCATAGGCTCGACCGTGATACTTCAGGAGCCATTTTATTTGCTAAGCATCCACTTGCAGGAGCTCTTTTAGACAAAATGCTTGAAAACAGGGAAATAAAAAGAACTTATTTAGCTCTTGTTCAGGGAATTTTATACCGCAAACAGGGGACTATCCATGAGCCCATCGGGCGTGACCGCCATCACGCAACAAGACGGCGCGTTTCTCCTGCCGGGCAGGATGCGATTACCCATTATAAGGTTTTGAAGGAAGATCCCAAAAAACAAATATCCATCATAAAGTGCTGGCTGGATACTGGAAGAACTCATCAGATTCGTGTCCATCTGAGCCATATTGGGCATCCGCTCGCAGGTGATGTTTTATATGGAGGAAAACCTATTTATAAACGTCAGGCTCTACATGCAGCCAAGCTCGAATTTAAACATCCCTTAACAGAGGAAGTGATTGTCTGTCATGCACCATTCATAGATAATCCCCCTATTTTTAGGGATATAAGTGTCGAAACGCTATAA
- a CDS encoding ABC transporter permease yields MAAERNRRIEKFKIELKRNKTAAFALIFLVLIIILSIFAFLSPFPPNRVDVTNVLIEPNSMHLFGTDELRRDYLTRALYGGRISLTVGILAMLISTSIGVLIGTISGYFGGRIDNFLMRMVDVISSIPWMILVTVVSIFLTPGLKAIILVIGLFTWMSTARLVRAETLSIKEREYVLYAKSSGQSMKKVIIKHIIPAVFPTFIVASTVSIANAILMESALSFLGLGIQQPLSSWGSMLQSAQGNLGTAPHMAILPGLLIVLTVFSFNKLGDVLRAVVEPKTSGR; encoded by the coding sequence TTGGCTGCTGAAAGAAATAGAAGAATAGAAAAGTTTAAAATAGAACTTAAAAGAAATAAAACGGCTGCCTTTGCGTTAATATTCCTCGTTTTAATTATTATACTTTCGATTTTCGCCTTTTTATCGCCATTTCCTCCTAACAGAGTGGACGTTACGAATGTATTGATTGAGCCAAATTCAATGCATCTGTTTGGAACAGATGAGCTTCGCCGGGATTATTTAACCCGTGCATTATATGGAGGCAGGATCTCTTTAACGGTCGGAATCTTAGCGATGCTGATATCTACCAGTATTGGTGTCTTAATTGGAACGATTAGTGGTTACTTCGGAGGCCGTATTGACAATTTTTTGATGAGAATGGTCGATGTTATTTCTTCCATCCCGTGGATGATTCTTGTAACAGTGGTTAGTATTTTTCTCACTCCTGGTTTGAAAGCTATTATTCTCGTTATTGGGCTTTTTACATGGATGAGTACAGCCAGGCTGGTCCGTGCTGAGACACTCTCCATTAAAGAAAGAGAATACGTCCTGTATGCAAAATCATCAGGCCAATCAATGAAAAAAGTTATCATAAAACACATTATACCAGCAGTTTTTCCTACCTTTATTGTGGCATCAACGGTAAGTATTGCAAATGCCATTTTAATGGAATCAGCACTGAGTTTTTTAGGATTGGGGATTCAACAGCCGTTATCTTCGTGGGGAAGTATGCTGCAAAGTGCTCAAGGGAATTTGGGGACTGCACCTCATATGGCGATATTGCCTGGGCTGCTTATTGTACTAACTGTATTTTCTTTTAATAAATTAGGTGATGTTCTAAGGGCCGTTGTTGAACCAAAAACAAGCGGAAGATAA
- a CDS encoding ABC transporter permease — translation MLKYIYKRILQAIPLLIIISVICFGLIQMALYDAIDAMTTPNMTKKTVELIKARYGLDQPAYMQYFYWVKGILSGEWGYSIVTHESISKDLAARIPNTIMLVLPAYILALFLSIILGLISGARKGKLADKIIDGLSSFGIAIPSFWMAMILVFIFGYRLNIFPILGMHTIGNEGSFSDLLSHMVLPCTVLTLSFMPELVRYIRSSTIGQLSEDYVMVQHAYGTNPAVILFKHVLRNVLLPIITIVGMSLPMLVTGAVVTETVFGWPGIGTYFVKAIQGFDYPIVMAIMLLSSSLVIIGNLVSDILYSIVDPRIKGMGE, via the coding sequence TTGTTAAAGTACATTTATAAAAGAATCTTGCAGGCAATTCCTTTACTTATCATTATCTCTGTTATTTGCTTTGGGCTCATTCAGATGGCCCTGTACGATGCAATTGATGCAATGACAACGCCGAATATGACGAAGAAAACGGTAGAACTGATTAAAGCAAGATATGGGTTGGATCAGCCAGCCTATATGCAATATTTTTACTGGGTTAAAGGGATATTGAGTGGTGAATGGGGATATTCAATCGTTACACATGAAAGTATTTCTAAAGATCTTGCCGCAAGAATTCCGAATACAATTATGCTTGTTCTACCAGCCTATATTTTAGCATTGTTTTTGTCTATCATTCTGGGGCTTATCTCGGGTGCAAGAAAGGGTAAGCTGGCTGATAAAATAATAGATGGATTGAGTTCTTTTGGAATAGCAATTCCTAGTTTTTGGATGGCGATGATATTAGTATTTATTTTTGGGTACCGTCTTAATATTTTTCCTATTTTAGGGATGCACACGATAGGGAATGAAGGCTCGTTTTCAGATCTTCTTAGCCATATGGTATTACCTTGTACAGTTTTAACGCTTTCATTTATGCCTGAGCTTGTCCGTTATATCCGTTCCTCCACAATTGGCCAGCTTTCCGAAGACTATGTTATGGTACAACACGCCTATGGAACAAATCCTGCGGTTATTCTCTTTAAACATGTTCTTCGTAATGTTTTGCTTCCAATCATTACGATTGTAGGTATGAGTCTTCCGATGTTGGTTACAGGTGCAGTGGTGACAGAAACAGTTTTTGGCTGGCCGGGCATTGGCACTTATTTTGTCAAAGCCATTCAAGGCTTCGATTATCCGATTGTAATGGCAATTATGCTCCTTTCATCAAGTTTAGTAATTATCGGAAATCTAGTTTCAGATATTTTGTACAGTATCGTAGATCCACGAATAAAGGGAATGGGGGAATAG
- a CDS encoding GlsB/YeaQ/YmgE family stress response membrane protein: MSFLWALIIGGIIGWLAGIIVGRDVPGGVIGNIIAGFVGAWLGGLILGDWGPDVAGFAIIPAIIGAAVLVFILSLIMKGMRRTHD; the protein is encoded by the coding sequence ATGAGTTTTCTTTGGGCTTTAATTATTGGAGGTATTATCGGTTGGTTAGCAGGTATCATCGTAGGTAGAGATGTTCCTGGCGGCGTCATTGGAAATATTATTGCAGGTTTTGTAGGTGCATGGTTAGGTGGCTTGATTCTTGGTGACTGGGGTCCTGACGTAGCTGGCTTTGCAATCATCCCGGCGATTATCGGTGCTGCAGTTCTCGTATTCATTCTCAGCCTTATCATGAAGGGCATGCGCAGAACTCACGATTAA
- a CDS encoding YhcU family protein, with amino-acid sequence MKIVYASTPSQEEEISDLIQYFYSNVFPRFFSDKKIREFEQLKVLHASVRHFDHFGTLREAFQVMATLQTMIFILETTEQEDYYESLFNKNVYVLREYGFYFPFEYEQFLNAKAVKSNVFSLYTRPANEMLI; translated from the coding sequence GTGAAGATTGTTTATGCATCTACACCCAGTCAGGAGGAAGAAATCAGCGATCTGATTCAATACTTTTACTCAAATGTTTTCCCTCGTTTTTTCTCAGATAAAAAGATAAGAGAATTCGAGCAGCTAAAAGTACTTCATGCATCAGTCCGGCATTTCGATCATTTTGGCACATTAAGAGAAGCCTTTCAAGTAATGGCAACCCTGCAAACAATGATATTCATTCTGGAAACAACAGAACAAGAGGATTATTATGAATCTTTATTCAACAAAAATGTTTATGTATTAAGGGAATATGGTTTTTACTTTCCATTCGAATACGAACAGTTCCTGAATGCTAAAGCAGTAAAGAGCAATGTTTTTAGCTTATATACAAGGCCAGCAAATGAAATGCTCATATAG
- a CDS encoding ABC transporter substrate-binding protein: protein MRNKNVNMIVAILLSVLLVLAGCSSKSTDKASTNDKSKEGKKPDTFIYGIDGDPGNAVNVITTGDRYGLMEIKALYSPLYMYNGKDDIKYFLAESMTPSSDFLTYTAKLRKNVTWHDGKPFTADDVVFTYNEMLKESNGGWARSQLIFNNKPVKVEKVDDYTVKFVLPEVSMGAMEALGNIFVMPKHVYDGETNIANSPKNAVPVGTGPYKFKEYKAGESVTFVKNDDYFLGAPKISKVVYRIIMDANTATMALQNREINALAIQPSDTSKFNNSSNITLKPYDEGRIGYLAFNLSSKAVQSKEIRQAIAYGLNRKEIITASYISSDYAKPAYSFLPRKATYYTDNVEKYKFDKNKAKDLLAKAGVSGSKLKLAYTANNPIQQKQAAVIQQNLQEIGIDVELKGLDGTALSQKLQSVQTDFDMYLGGYIMGIDPDTFNSLFVTNGSANYMHYSNTKVDDLFNQGRVEKDDSKRKAIYEEIQKNIIDDAAFYPITENKRILAIDSRINGIEDAALVPVYTFEDMSKLSY from the coding sequence GTGCGCAATAAAAATGTGAACATGATTGTAGCCATTCTATTAAGTGTATTACTTGTACTTGCAGGCTGTTCTTCAAAGTCGACAGATAAAGCAAGCACGAACGATAAGAGTAAGGAAGGCAAGAAGCCGGATACATTTATTTATGGAATTGATGGAGATCCCGGAAATGCAGTAAATGTCATTACAACGGGTGACCGTTACGGATTGATGGAAATTAAGGCACTATACTCACCGTTGTACATGTACAATGGAAAAGACGACATCAAGTATTTTTTAGCTGAAAGCATGACACCTTCATCCGATTTCTTAACATATACAGCAAAATTAAGAAAAAATGTCACGTGGCATGATGGCAAACCATTTACAGCTGATGATGTAGTATTCACTTACAATGAAATGTTAAAAGAGTCTAATGGCGGCTGGGCAAGAAGTCAGCTTATCTTTAACAACAAGCCAGTCAAAGTGGAAAAAGTTGATGACTATACTGTGAAATTTGTTCTGCCTGAGGTAAGTATGGGTGCAATGGAAGCATTGGGAAATATCTTCGTAATGCCTAAACATGTTTATGATGGCGAAACAAATATAGCTAACAGCCCTAAAAATGCAGTACCTGTTGGTACAGGTCCATACAAATTCAAGGAATATAAAGCAGGGGAAAGCGTTACTTTTGTAAAGAATGATGATTATTTCTTAGGGGCTCCAAAGATTTCAAAGGTTGTATACCGTATTATTATGGATGCAAATACAGCTACAATGGCGCTTCAAAACAGAGAAATTAATGCACTTGCCATCCAGCCTTCTGATACCAGTAAGTTTAACAACAGCTCAAATATAACCTTGAAACCTTATGATGAAGGACGAATCGGTTATTTAGCCTTTAATTTAAGTTCAAAAGCAGTGCAGTCAAAAGAAATTAGACAGGCAATTGCATATGGCCTAAATCGAAAAGAAATAATTACTGCAAGCTACATTTCAAGTGATTATGCAAAACCTGCCTACTCATTCTTGCCAAGAAAAGCAACCTATTACACTGATAATGTTGAAAAGTATAAATTTGACAAGAATAAGGCAAAAGATCTGTTAGCCAAAGCAGGAGTATCAGGTTCAAAATTAAAACTTGCTTATACAGCCAATAACCCGATCCAGCAAAAGCAAGCCGCAGTCATCCAACAAAATCTGCAAGAAATCGGAATAGACGTGGAGCTAAAAGGCTTGGACGGAACTGCTCTAAGTCAAAAACTTCAGAGCGTGCAAACAGACTTTGATATGTATCTTGGTGGATACATCATGGGAATTGACCCAGATACTTTTAATTCCCTTTTTGTAACTAATGGTTCAGCAAACTATATGCATTACAGTAATACGAAAGTGGATGACTTATTTAATCAGGGCCGAGTTGAGAAAGATGATTCAAAGCGTAAAGCAATTTATGAAGAAATTCAAAAAAATATTATTGATGACGCTGCATTCTATCCAATCACAGAAAACAAACGGATCCTTGCTATTGATTCTAGAATAAATGGAATAGAGGATGCTGCATTAGTGCCAGTCTATACATTTGAAGATATGTCTAAGCTTTCCTATTAA
- a CDS encoding bifunctional homocysteine S-methyltransferase/methylenetetrahydrofolate reductase encodes MGILEKLNEQILIADGAMGTLLYSYGTDCCFEELNLSHPEQIVNIHKAYIGAGADLIQTNSYAASYLKLQRYGLEDSVKEINSAAVRNAKKAAGNQAYVVGTIGGNRGIKPNSIAIEEIKRSFREQLYCLLLEGVDGILLETYYDLPELETVLTIARKETHLPIIAQVSLQETGIMQDQTPINQALNRLENLGADVIGLNCRLGPHHMLMTLEQIELPKHAFLSAYPNASLPAYMDGKFHYEGDADYFKQSAQAFRKEGVRLLGGCCGTTPEHIRAFAFELKNSVPVTEKKVKAITNRITEAPTPSEREYPPLQDIVQARDSVIVELDPPRKLDTTKFFAGAKALKEAGIDAITLADNSLASARISNESLGYLVKNKLNLRPLIHISCRDRNIIGLQSHLMGLHTLGLNDVLAITGDPARVGDFPGASSVYDMSSFELIQMINQLNKGLSISGKDLGQKTAFSIAAAFNPNVRQLDKAVKRLEKKVEFGADYFISQPVFSEQKLIEIHQQTKHLNAPIFIGLMPLLSSKNAEFLHNEVPGIKISEPIRARMAAHDQPEKAIREGIAITKSLIDAALELFNGIYLITPFLRYELTAELASYARQRAIESRRDSYVKSTIS; translated from the coding sequence ATGGGGATCCTGGAAAAATTAAACGAACAAATATTAATTGCCGATGGAGCAATGGGCACCCTTTTATATTCATATGGAACGGATTGTTGTTTTGAAGAACTAAACCTTTCACATCCAGAGCAAATCGTAAACATCCATAAAGCATATATCGGTGCCGGGGCGGATTTAATCCAAACGAATTCCTATGCGGCCAGCTATTTGAAGCTGCAGCGCTATGGCCTTGAGGATTCAGTAAAGGAGATTAACAGCGCAGCTGTCCGAAACGCTAAAAAGGCAGCAGGGAATCAGGCATATGTAGTTGGCACGATTGGCGGAAACCGTGGAATAAAGCCAAATTCCATCGCAATCGAGGAAATAAAACGAAGCTTTCGCGAACAATTATATTGCCTGCTTCTGGAGGGAGTCGATGGAATACTCCTTGAAACCTATTACGATTTGCCGGAGCTTGAAACAGTGCTGACTATTGCCAGAAAAGAGACCCATTTGCCCATAATCGCCCAAGTGTCTCTCCAGGAGACCGGCATCATGCAGGACCAGACTCCTATCAATCAAGCATTGAATCGCCTTGAAAATCTCGGGGCGGACGTCATTGGGCTTAATTGCCGGCTCGGACCTCATCATATGCTGATGACCCTGGAACAAATTGAATTGCCAAAACACGCATTTTTATCTGCCTATCCTAACGCAAGCCTCCCAGCCTATATGGATGGTAAATTCCATTACGAGGGTGATGCCGATTATTTTAAACAATCAGCCCAGGCCTTTCGCAAGGAGGGGGTCCGCCTGCTTGGAGGATGTTGCGGAACAACACCAGAACACATAAGGGCATTTGCTTTCGAGCTCAAAAACAGTGTCCCTGTAACAGAGAAGAAAGTAAAAGCAATAACAAACAGAATTACAGAAGCTCCTACTCCTTCCGAACGGGAATATCCGCCGTTGCAGGATATCGTTCAAGCAAGAGACTCGGTGATTGTCGAGCTCGATCCGCCAAGGAAGCTTGATACAACAAAGTTTTTTGCAGGAGCAAAAGCACTGAAGGAAGCCGGAATCGACGCCATCACACTCGCTGATAATTCACTTGCTTCTGCCCGAATCTCAAATGAATCCCTAGGTTATCTGGTTAAAAATAAGCTGAATCTGCGTCCACTCATCCATATTTCATGCAGGGACCGCAATATCATTGGTCTGCAATCTCATTTGATGGGACTGCACACCTTAGGATTAAATGATGTGCTGGCAATAACAGGTGATCCTGCCCGAGTCGGAGATTTCCCCGGAGCCTCATCCGTTTACGATATGTCTTCTTTTGAACTGATTCAGATGATCAATCAGTTGAACAAGGGCTTGTCCATTTCAGGAAAGGATCTTGGTCAAAAGACTGCCTTCAGCATTGCGGCAGCTTTTAACCCGAATGTCCGACAGCTCGACAAAGCTGTTAAACGCCTTGAAAAGAAGGTTGAGTTTGGGGCTGATTATTTTATTTCCCAGCCTGTTTTTTCAGAACAAAAATTAATTGAAATCCATCAACAGACTAAGCACCTTAATGCGCCTATATTTATTGGCTTAATGCCATTGTTAAGCAGCAAGAATGCTGAATTCCTGCATAATGAAGTACCCGGCATCAAGATTTCCGAACCGATTCGTGCGAGAATGGCAGCGCACGATCAGCCCGAAAAAGCCATACGCGAAGGAATCGCCATCACAAAATCATTAATAGATGCCGCACTTGAATTATTCAATGGAATTTATTTAATTACACCATTTTTGCGCTATGAGCTGACAGCCGAATTAGCCTCATATGCCCGACAGCGTGCAATCGAATCCAGGAGGGACAGCTATGTCAAAAGCACCATTAGTTGA
- a CDS encoding VOC family protein, producing MLGKKIDHVGVMVRDIERSIAFYQEIVGMKLIDRFTHSDGHMVLAFLSFGSHGETELELIQGYNDNLPEEGKVHHFAVTVENIQEEFERIKGLDVRLIDEEITILPNGYRYFFFHGPDGEWVEFFQR from the coding sequence ATGTTGGGGAAAAAAATTGACCATGTTGGCGTAATGGTCAGAGATATTGAACGTTCCATAGCATTTTATCAGGAAATTGTCGGGATGAAATTAATAGACAGATTCACACATTCTGATGGACATATGGTTTTAGCCTTTCTGAGCTTTGGAAGCCACGGTGAAACAGAATTGGAATTGATACAAGGATATAACGACAATCTTCCTGAAGAAGGCAAAGTCCACCATTTTGCTGTAACAGTAGAGAACATTCAGGAAGAGTTCGAACGTATTAAAGGATTAGATGTGAGGTTAATAGATGAGGAGATCACTATTCTTCCTAATGGATACCGTTATTTCTTCTTCCACGGACCAGACGGCGAATGGGTCGAATTTTTCCAACGATAA
- a CDS encoding SDR family oxidoreductase: MLKDQVAIITGASRGIGKEIAFQLAGQGMKLTVVGSSDEVYASAEELKQKGFTNILAVQADISKEADVQNVVAKTMEAYGDIDLLVNNAGIGFFKLTEEVTFDEWQKVFEVNVHGVFLGAKAVLPHMKERKSGTILTISSDVGRYTIANGSAYTATKYAVQGFSGSLAQEVREYGIRVGTINPGMVDTYFAGGSQGVPEKEDWLKVEDIAKAVVYMASAPKHMVIDEIVLHPLIQQYPIA, translated from the coding sequence ATGTTAAAAGACCAAGTTGCAATTATCACTGGTGCGTCACGAGGAATCGGAAAGGAAATTGCCTTCCAGCTGGCCGGTCAGGGAATGAAGCTGACGGTAGTTGGAAGCTCTGATGAGGTGTATGCTTCTGCTGAAGAGTTAAAGCAGAAGGGGTTCACAAATATACTGGCAGTCCAGGCGGATATATCCAAGGAAGCTGACGTTCAGAATGTTGTCGCCAAAACGATGGAAGCTTACGGCGATATTGATTTGCTTGTTAACAATGCAGGTATAGGCTTCTTCAAATTAACAGAGGAAGTCACGTTTGACGAATGGCAGAAAGTATTTGAAGTAAATGTACATGGAGTATTCCTGGGGGCGAAAGCAGTTCTTCCTCATATGAAGGAGCGTAAATCGGGCACGATCTTAACCATTTCTTCAGATGTAGGGCGATATACGATTGCCAATGGCAGCGCGTATACCGCCACCAAATATGCTGTTCAGGGCTTCTCTGGATCGCTGGCACAGGAAGTCCGCGAATATGGTATCCGGGTTGGGACAATTAATCCAGGCATGGTCGACACCTATTTCGCAGGAGGCTCTCAAGGGGTTCCTGAAAAAGAGGATTGGCTAAAAGTTGAAGACATTGCAAAAGCAGTCGTTTACATGGCTTCTGCTCCCAAACACATGGTCATTGATGAAATCGTTCTACACCCGCTGATTCAGCAATATCCTATCGCTTAA
- a CDS encoding GAF domain-containing sensor histidine kinase, whose product MEEETRLSRLKILKDIAELLNKGTDTRAVLSEVLKNLLNVTGLQTGWIFLVDQTGGYQLAAHENLPPALTLNQCAPMCSGECWCLDRYLDGRLDKATNIIECKRLEDAVDFHWGETYGLTHHATVPLKAAEENFGLLNIGSPNKTHFNKEELALLESVALQIGTAIKRINLTQREQDLALTAERNRLARDLHDSVNQLLFSLSLTARGGKERSEDPEVKETFSYIQDMAQEALNEMRALIWQLRPRGLENGLVSALKSYGEMLGLKMDIKVKGVINLPGSVEEAIWRIGQEALGNCKKHSSQEAVTMYFTAKEQEVIMDINDEGCGFFYDEEKELPSLGLRSMKDRTEALKGHFSLKSEPGKGTKIRISIPV is encoded by the coding sequence GTGGAGGAAGAAACACGTTTGTCGAGGCTGAAAATCTTAAAGGATATAGCCGAATTATTGAATAAAGGAACGGATACGCGAGCAGTTCTTTCCGAAGTTTTAAAAAATCTCTTGAATGTGACTGGATTGCAGACAGGGTGGATTTTTTTAGTTGATCAAACTGGAGGCTATCAATTGGCTGCCCATGAAAATCTGCCTCCTGCCCTGACGCTCAATCAATGTGCACCGATGTGCTCTGGTGAGTGCTGGTGCCTCGACCGTTATCTCGATGGACGACTTGATAAAGCAACCAACATCATTGAATGCAAACGGCTTGAGGATGCGGTTGATTTTCATTGGGGAGAAACCTATGGGCTTACCCACCATGCCACAGTCCCGCTTAAAGCGGCGGAGGAAAACTTTGGATTGCTTAATATTGGATCACCTAATAAAACGCATTTTAATAAAGAGGAGCTTGCCTTATTAGAATCTGTTGCCCTCCAAATCGGAACGGCCATAAAACGAATCAATCTGACACAGCGGGAGCAGGATCTTGCACTGACTGCGGAGCGGAACCGGCTTGCTCGCGATCTTCATGACTCCGTAAACCAGCTGTTATTTTCGCTCAGTTTAACGGCAAGAGGGGGAAAAGAAAGGTCGGAGGATCCTGAAGTGAAGGAAACATTTTCTTATATCCAGGACATGGCCCAGGAAGCTTTGAATGAAATGAGGGCATTGATTTGGCAGCTGCGTCCGCGCGGCTTGGAAAATGGGTTGGTAAGCGCATTAAAAAGCTATGGTGAAATGCTTGGGCTCAAGATGGATATTAAAGTCAAAGGCGTCATTAACCTTCCGGGAAGCGTGGAAGAAGCGATATGGCGAATTGGCCAGGAAGCCCTCGGTAATTGCAAAAAGCATTCCAGCCAGGAGGCTGTAACCATGTATTTTACCGCAAAAGAGCAGGAAGTCATAATGGATATTAATGATGAGGGCTGCGGTTTTTTTTACGATGAAGAGAAGGAACTTCCATCATTGGGACTAAGAAGCATGAAGGACAGAACAGAAGCTTTAAAAGGCCATTTTTCGTTAAAAAGCGAGCCTGGTAAGGGAACGAAAATAAGGATTAGCATTCCAGTTTAG